One window of Methylococcus sp. EFPC2 genomic DNA carries:
- a CDS encoding O-antigen ligase, giving the protein MKLAALFLCVSLIARNTLYSPALLDIPRAIALLLVAFFGIYGLLTSRSVLRLGRYWAQFGYIVSVLISIIGAVEVGYVAFQAISISVVILFSISYYERSAPENINSSLFTATFWCYVAILFISLLLLIVSPSLVYETLYGGELRFRGILPKSGMIGASAGVLIGIGCFHKLPLLMRLLAFGVGFPCLIITQSRTFMVAFLVAVVVTVFIYYRKLRKLIYIGLFLLVSMVVSINSLDINVRSVSIEKFMRIETISNLTGRVSIWENAFEAFKKNPWLGVGITAGAAALNKDQSSIMLNDKDDLNVGRNIGSTTMHNGYIQSLLDVGVVGTFFYCAIVLQAIAKLYLNDSYRNLSLEFFILIFLSISNLAENVIYAVTVYNSVLFMMVATFSASKNYVTNKARASLLMSNSKISIPT; this is encoded by the coding sequence ATGAAGTTAGCTGCCTTGTTTCTATGTGTGTCGTTAATTGCTAGAAATACGCTTTATTCGCCGGCACTACTAGATATACCAAGAGCGATAGCTTTGTTATTGGTGGCTTTCTTTGGAATATATGGGCTTCTAACAAGTCGTTCGGTTTTAAGGCTGGGTAGATATTGGGCTCAGTTTGGTTATATTGTGTCGGTTCTAATATCAATTATCGGTGCAGTCGAAGTAGGGTATGTTGCATTTCAGGCAATTTCGATATCGGTAGTTATTTTGTTCTCAATTTCTTATTATGAAAGAAGCGCACCGGAAAATATAAATTCATCCCTATTTACTGCGACTTTTTGGTGCTACGTCGCTATTTTGTTTATTAGTCTATTGTTACTTATAGTTAGCCCAAGCTTGGTATACGAAACTCTTTATGGTGGCGAGTTAAGGTTTCGCGGAATTTTGCCAAAATCGGGCATGATTGGTGCCAGTGCCGGCGTATTAATAGGAATTGGATGTTTTCATAAACTTCCACTTTTAATGAGATTACTGGCTTTTGGAGTTGGATTTCCTTGTTTAATTATTACTCAATCTAGGACATTTATGGTTGCTTTCCTAGTGGCGGTAGTAGTAACTGTATTTATATATTATAGAAAGTTAAGGAAGCTTATTTATATTGGCTTATTTTTATTGGTTTCTATGGTAGTTTCAATTAACTCGCTAGATATTAATGTGAGAAGCGTCTCCATAGAAAAATTTATGCGAATTGAAACAATCTCCAATTTAACAGGGCGCGTTTCAATTTGGGAAAATGCTTTTGAAGCATTTAAGAAGAATCCTTGGCTAGGTGTTGGCATTACGGCCGGGGCGGCGGCCTTAAATAAGGATCAGTCGTCCATTATGCTAAATGATAAGGATGATCTCAATGTTGGAAGAAATATAGGCTCTACAACAATGCATAACGGATATATTCAGTCCTTGTTAGATGTGGGTGTTGTTGGTACTTTTTTTTATTGCGCCATCGTTTTACAAGCTATTGCTAAATTATATTTGAACGATAGTTATAGAAATTTGTCACTGGAATTTTTCATTCTGATATTTCTGTCCATTTCTAATTTGGCTGAAAATGTTATCTATGCAGTTACTGTCTATAATAGCGTGCTTTTCATGATGGTCGCGACTTTTAGTGCGAGTAAGAATTATGTTACCAATAAGGCTAGGGCCTCGCTGTTGATGAGCAATAGTAAAATTAGTATCCCAACTTAA
- a CDS encoding right-handed parallel beta-helix repeat-containing protein, giving the protein MSKMDKAGVAALISLLLTISSETDAAVEKAFYVSPNGNDRNAGSINSPFATAKRAQSAVRAYKTIDSLVPVTVYFRQGIYYFNETLNLLNIDSGTINAPITYQAYGLEKVVFSGGLNVPASQIKPLGNIQISGVNTANSKKFQVVDLRAAGIAAAPASSWARSEINSPEKDPLAPEELFLNQRPMQVARWPNGEWAYTQNSVFIKTPKIPYSNEMENRVINWRRPNTWLKGYWGKDWYDEAIQVSFVNTVDHTVRLKDTPEYGIVAGARYYVLNNISELDAPGEYYIDRSTRKAYFIPDEEVNSDTTLTVTKLSAPIVATHEASNIIFKGILFEGGRGNGVEIIGGDHISVFDGIVRNIGKTGIVIQGGKNHEIKGNEIYATGTGGIYANGGERVNLSPASFTISNNHIHDYSRNISTYRAGIDARGVGIAISGNIIHNAPHVAIWVDGNNHLVDKNNIYRVCLDTSDSGAIYIGRDWSARGTVISNNYIHEIAGLPGKGDVSGIYLDDFSSGIKIEKNILSNIYRGVLIGGGRDNLITNNIFAFNQVSLSLDARGTTWAKAAISPGSDLQKKLALMPYRSSVWSKQYPSLTNILYDDPATPKGNSVKGNYIYESGKMLIDQLAIQYGDFKSNLITRDNLGLRNPGANDFSVSDWSQFKARIPDWQSIDNLNVWFK; this is encoded by the coding sequence ATGAGTAAAATGGATAAAGCGGGAGTGGCAGCGCTTATTAGTTTGTTATTAACAATAAGTTCTGAAACGGATGCAGCAGTCGAAAAAGCGTTTTATGTATCACCTAACGGCAATGATAGAAATGCGGGTAGTATTAATAGTCCGTTTGCGACAGCTAAAAGAGCTCAAAGCGCTGTGAGGGCGTATAAAACAATTGATTCTTTAGTTCCCGTAACCGTATATTTCCGACAAGGTATATATTATTTCAATGAAACACTCAATTTGCTAAATATAGATTCCGGCACAATAAATGCCCCGATAACGTATCAGGCGTATGGACTTGAAAAAGTAGTCTTTTCAGGTGGGTTAAACGTGCCAGCTTCTCAGATTAAGCCTTTAGGAAATATTCAGATCTCGGGGGTAAATACAGCAAATAGTAAAAAATTTCAGGTCGTTGATCTTCGTGCCGCCGGAATAGCTGCAGCACCGGCTTCTAGCTGGGCGAGATCGGAAATAAATTCCCCTGAAAAGGATCCGTTAGCACCGGAAGAGCTTTTTTTGAATCAAAGACCTATGCAGGTCGCCAGATGGCCTAATGGAGAGTGGGCGTATACGCAGAATAGCGTTTTTATTAAGACACCTAAAATACCATATTCTAATGAGATGGAAAACCGGGTTATAAACTGGCGGCGTCCGAATACCTGGCTTAAGGGTTACTGGGGAAAAGATTGGTATGATGAGGCGATTCAGGTGTCTTTTGTAAATACCGTTGATCACACAGTTAGACTCAAAGACACGCCTGAATATGGCATTGTTGCTGGGGCACGCTACTATGTATTGAATAATATATCAGAATTGGATGCGCCGGGTGAATATTATATAGATAGAAGTACAAGAAAAGCGTATTTTATACCTGATGAAGAAGTAAACTCAGATACAACGTTAACGGTAACAAAACTCTCTGCGCCAATTGTTGCCACACATGAAGCTTCGAATATAATATTTAAAGGAATTTTGTTCGAGGGCGGTCGCGGGAATGGAGTCGAGATCATTGGTGGTGATCATATTTCAGTATTTGATGGCATTGTAAGAAATATTGGAAAAACTGGGATAGTTATTCAAGGCGGTAAAAATCATGAAATAAAAGGTAATGAAATATATGCGACTGGTACGGGTGGCATATATGCCAATGGTGGCGAGCGAGTTAATCTATCACCAGCCAGCTTTACGATTTCCAATAATCATATACATGATTACAGCCGAAATATTTCTACGTACCGAGCTGGGATAGATGCCCGTGGAGTTGGAATCGCTATTAGTGGAAATATAATACATAATGCTCCACACGTTGCAATATGGGTGGACGGAAATAATCATTTAGTAGATAAAAACAATATATATCGTGTATGCTTGGATACGTCTGATTCAGGGGCTATATATATAGGGCGGGACTGGAGTGCAAGAGGTACGGTAATTAGTAATAACTACATACATGAGATCGCCGGACTGCCTGGAAAAGGTGATGTCTCCGGGATTTATTTAGATGACTTTTCAAGTGGCATAAAGATCGAGAAAAATATTCTAAGCAATATATATAGAGGAGTATTAATAGGGGGTGGGCGGGATAATCTAATTACAAATAACATTTTCGCGTTTAATCAAGTTTCATTGTCATTGGATGCAAGAGGAACTACCTGGGCTAAAGCGGCTATTTCGCCAGGCAGCGATCTACAGAAAAAGCTCGCATTAATGCCATATAGATCGTCAGTTTGGTCCAAGCAATATCCTTCTTTAACAAATATATTATATGACGATCCTGCTACACCTAAAGGAAATAGTGTAAAGGGAAATTATATTTATGAGTCAGGAAAAATGCTTATAGATCAGCTTGCGATACAATATGGCGATTTTAAAAGTAATTTAATAACTCGTGATAACCTTGGGCTCAGGAACCCTGGCGCAAACGATTTCAGTGTAAGTGATTGGTCTCAGTTTAAGGCGCGCATACCAGATTGGCAGTCTATCGACAATTTAAATGTCTGGTTTAAATGA
- a CDS encoding lipopolysaccharide biosynthesis protein, whose protein sequence is MSKVIKWIKSGGAISLMDQAVSSLGNFLTAMMLAKSLTPSDFGVYTLINTTMLVTNGLAAALVIMPLRVLGVGLAGKRLDLYVSHRIIFQFIITSLLAAAGIAFLYVEYTHDNSLLLTYIVYSILGQLQEFGRACNASHFKWMTLFVSDILSVTTRVALLAAMVWGGALDVVSAILICSLGYAVGSLIGSTGKARFILEFKNVRKSWFENWRFGKWLMFESAVYTVSTQVYFYLIASWVDIESAGAFGAAQVLLNMLNVVMLGLVNYAVPVARKRLLENGQAAWKQWWRLIGSVIFIINFTACILISIFAVRLLSMLFQPTFSQYAYIVPILACAMVLTSLTTVMSAALRTAELPQAGFAAKLISAVLTLVIAHPLIMSLNVAGAAIGMIVTQLCWLLVYVYSLKERVGPRQLYSSTS, encoded by the coding sequence ATGTCAAAAGTTATAAAATGGATAAAAAGTGGCGGCGCGATTTCCTTGATGGATCAAGCGGTATCGTCTCTAGGTAACTTTTTGACTGCAATGATGCTGGCTAAATCTCTAACTCCATCAGATTTCGGAGTATATACTTTAATCAACACTACTATGCTTGTTACTAATGGGCTTGCTGCAGCCTTGGTAATTATGCCATTAAGAGTGTTGGGGGTGGGATTAGCAGGTAAGCGGCTTGATTTATATGTTAGTCATCGCATTATATTCCAATTCATAATAACAAGCTTGCTTGCGGCTGCCGGTATAGCATTTCTTTATGTTGAATATACTCACGACAATAGTCTTCTGCTGACATATATAGTTTATTCGATATTAGGGCAGTTACAAGAGTTTGGTAGGGCATGTAATGCAAGCCATTTTAAATGGATGACTCTCTTTGTCTCGGATATATTAAGTGTGACGACTAGGGTCGCATTATTGGCAGCGATGGTATGGGGGGGGGCTTTAGATGTTGTATCGGCAATATTGATATGCTCACTAGGGTATGCCGTAGGATCATTAATTGGTTCGACCGGCAAGGCTCGATTTATTCTAGAGTTCAAGAATGTAAGGAAATCATGGTTTGAAAATTGGCGGTTTGGAAAGTGGTTGATGTTTGAAAGTGCAGTTTATACTGTTTCCACACAAGTATATTTTTACCTGATAGCGTCTTGGGTGGATATTGAATCAGCAGGCGCGTTTGGAGCGGCGCAAGTCCTGTTGAATATGTTAAATGTCGTAATGCTGGGTTTGGTAAATTACGCAGTTCCAGTAGCAAGAAAACGCTTGCTCGAGAACGGACAGGCGGCATGGAAACAGTGGTGGCGATTAATCGGAAGTGTAATATTTATAATTAATTTTACGGCGTGTATTTTAATTTCAATATTTGCTGTCCGCCTATTGTCAATGTTGTTTCAGCCTACATTTAGCCAATATGCTTATATCGTACCGATCTTGGCATGCGCCATGGTACTTACGAGCCTAACGACAGTCATGAGCGCCGCACTGCGTACCGCCGAATTGCCACAAGCAGGATTTGCTGCCAAGCTTATTTCCGCAGTGCTTACATTGGTGATAGCCCATCCTTTAATAATGAGCTTGAATGTGGCCGGCGCCGCAATAGGAATGATTGTAACGCAATTATGTTGGCTTTTAGTTTATGTATATTCGCTAAAGGAAAGAGTGGGGCCGCGCCAATTATATTCAAGTACTTCTTAG
- the wecB gene encoding non-hydrolyzing UDP-N-acetylglucosamine 2-epimerase, with amino-acid sequence MIKILLVAGARPNFMKIAPIIRALQKRSDVFEYRLVHTGQHYDKEMSDVFFEELEIPKPDHYLDVGSGSHAEQTAKVMTRFEKVCEEEKPDLVIVVGDINSTLACSIVAKKANIKLAHVEAGLRSRDLAMPEEINRMVTDAISDYFFVTEKSGVENLLHEGKPREAIHFVGHVMIDNLFHQVDKLKRLPAGTLASEAIKARFSAYGVMTLHRPSNVDSQETLQSLIAAIGQIAAKLPIIFPIHPRTQANLERFGIALPEAIHTIKPQPYMDFLNLFKDARLALTDSGGLQEETTALGVPCLTLRENTERPITAEEGTNVVVGTDPARIVAEAEKILAGLGKAGRRPELWDGAAAERIADVLAAHLNG; translated from the coding sequence ATGATAAAAATTCTGCTGGTTGCCGGCGCGCGTCCCAACTTCATGAAAATCGCGCCCATCATCCGGGCGTTGCAGAAACGGAGCGACGTATTCGAATACCGGCTGGTGCATACCGGCCAGCACTACGACAAGGAAATGTCCGATGTATTTTTCGAGGAACTGGAAATCCCCAAGCCCGACCACTACCTCGATGTAGGCAGCGGCTCGCATGCCGAACAGACCGCCAAGGTCATGACCCGCTTCGAGAAGGTTTGCGAAGAGGAAAAACCGGATTTGGTGATCGTCGTCGGCGACATCAACTCCACCTTGGCCTGTTCCATCGTCGCCAAGAAGGCCAACATCAAGCTGGCCCATGTCGAAGCCGGGCTGCGCAGCCGCGATCTGGCCATGCCGGAAGAGATCAACCGCATGGTGACCGACGCCATCAGCGACTATTTCTTCGTCACCGAAAAAAGCGGTGTGGAAAATCTGCTGCACGAAGGCAAGCCGCGCGAAGCTATCCATTTCGTCGGTCACGTCATGATCGACAACCTGTTCCATCAGGTCGACAAACTCAAGCGCCTGCCGGCCGGCACCCTGGCCAGCGAAGCGATCAAGGCACGCTTTTCCGCCTATGGCGTCATGACCCTGCATCGGCCGTCCAACGTGGACAGCCAGGAAACCTTGCAAAGCCTGATCGCAGCCATCGGCCAAATCGCCGCCAAGTTGCCCATCATCTTCCCCATCCATCCCCGAACGCAGGCCAATCTCGAACGCTTCGGCATTGCCTTGCCGGAGGCCATCCACACCATCAAGCCGCAGCCCTACATGGACTTTCTCAACCTGTTCAAGGACGCCCGTCTCGCCCTCACCGACAGCGGCGGCTTGCAGGAAGAAACCACCGCCCTGGGCGTACCCTGCCTGACCTTGCGGGAAAACACCGAACGGCCCATCACCGCCGAAGAAGGCACCAATGTCGTTGTCGGCACGGACCCTGCGCGCATCGTGGCCGAGGCGGAGAAGATACTGGCCGGCTTAGGCAAGGCCGGCCGGCGCCCTGAACTATGGGACGGCGCCGCGGCCGAACGTATCGCCGACGTCTTGGCCGCGCACTTGAATGGATGA
- a CDS encoding thiopurine S-methyltransferase, which yields METVFWHERWATGQIGFHQSEINPHLRRFWPALELPKGSRVFVPLCGKSRDMLWLCDQGYEVIGVELSPVAVEAFFAENDLQPTVDHLDSFSVYRTAGLSLYCGDFFALMQNDLAGVTAVFDRASLVALPPDMRADYAHHMLQLLAPGIPILLIAFAYPQHEMEGPPFSVQEPEICALYGTHRKVQRLHSVDLLEREPRFREKGLSRLEEIVYMLV from the coding sequence ATGGAAACCGTCTTTTGGCACGAACGCTGGGCCACCGGCCAGATCGGCTTTCACCAGTCTGAGATCAATCCCCATTTACGCCGGTTCTGGCCGGCCTTGGAACTGCCCAAGGGTAGCCGGGTGTTCGTGCCTTTGTGCGGCAAGAGCCGAGACATGCTTTGGTTATGCGATCAAGGCTACGAAGTGATCGGTGTGGAACTGAGTCCCGTGGCCGTGGAGGCATTTTTTGCGGAGAACGACTTGCAGCCCACGGTAGACCATTTGGATTCTTTTAGCGTCTATCGAACGGCGGGCTTGTCGCTGTACTGCGGCGATTTCTTTGCCCTGATGCAGAACGATTTAGCGGGCGTGACCGCGGTGTTTGACCGCGCATCCCTGGTGGCGCTGCCGCCGGACATGCGTGCGGACTACGCGCATCACATGCTGCAGTTGCTGGCGCCCGGAATACCGATATTGTTGATTGCCTTCGCATATCCACAGCACGAGATGGAAGGGCCACCTTTCAGCGTGCAGGAGCCTGAGATCTGCGCGCTTTACGGCACTCACCGGAAAGTGCAGCGACTGCACAGTGTCGACCTCCTGGAGCGGGAACCCCGTTTCCGGGAAAAAGGACTGAGCCGCCTCGAAGAAATCGTTTACATGCTGGTATGA
- a CDS encoding GDP-L-fucose synthase, with the protein MNTPIGYEPLTPHASPLTATAKIFVAGHRGLVGSAVERRLRAEGYTNLVLRTRKELDLLDYAAVAAFFERERPEVVIDAAARVGGIHANNTYPADFIRDNLFVQNNLIDNAWRFGARKLVFLGSSCIYPKHAPQPMKEEHLLTGPLEPTNEWYAIAKIAGIKMCQAYRKQHGFDAISLMPTNLYGPGDNFNLESSHVLPALIRKFHEAKLAGASAVTVWGTGTPRREFLHVDDMAAATVFLAANYSDSEIVNVGVGEDVSIRELAELVRDAVGFTGELEFDTTKPDGTPRKLLDVTRLHGLGWKASIPLAEGIRSTYDWFLQHQADFRT; encoded by the coding sequence ATGAATACCCCGATAGGCTACGAGCCTCTTACCCCTCACGCCTCACCCCTAACCGCGACAGCCAAAATCTTCGTCGCCGGTCATCGCGGCCTGGTGGGCTCGGCCGTGGAGCGTCGATTGAGGGCCGAGGGATATACGAATCTCGTGCTCAGAACCCGCAAGGAGCTGGATCTGCTCGATTATGCCGCCGTGGCAGCGTTCTTCGAGCGGGAGCGGCCCGAGGTCGTCATCGACGCGGCCGCCCGGGTCGGCGGCATACATGCCAACAACACTTACCCGGCGGATTTCATCCGCGACAACCTGTTCGTTCAGAATAATCTGATCGACAACGCCTGGCGCTTCGGAGCCAGGAAACTCGTATTCCTGGGCTCGTCCTGCATCTATCCCAAGCATGCGCCCCAGCCGATGAAGGAGGAGCACTTGCTCACCGGTCCGCTGGAGCCTACCAACGAATGGTACGCCATAGCCAAGATAGCGGGCATCAAGATGTGCCAAGCTTACCGCAAGCAGCACGGCTTCGATGCCATTTCGCTCATGCCCACCAATCTCTACGGGCCGGGCGACAATTTCAATCTGGAAAGCTCGCACGTATTGCCCGCCTTGATCCGCAAATTCCACGAGGCCAAGCTGGCCGGCGCGTCAGCCGTCACGGTCTGGGGTACCGGCACGCCGCGCAGGGAGTTCCTGCACGTGGACGATATGGCCGCGGCGACGGTATTCCTGGCGGCCAATTACTCGGACAGCGAGATCGTCAACGTCGGCGTGGGCGAGGACGTCAGCATCCGCGAGTTGGCGGAGCTGGTGCGCGATGCGGTTGGCTTTACCGGTGAGCTGGAGTTCGACACCACCAAGCCCGACGGAACGCCGCGCAAGCTGCTCGACGTGACGCGGCTGCACGGCCTGGGCTGGAAAGCCAGCATTCCCCTGGCGGAAGGCATACGTTCGACCTACGACTGGTTCCTGCAGCATCAGGCGGATTTCCGGACCTAG
- a CDS encoding four helix bundle protein, with protein sequence MGKAAGVPINAVPMGTGLRPLPILQTSNIAEGAARESTKEFLHFLSIARGSLSELETQIVIADELGYLENEF encoded by the coding sequence ATGGGCAAAGCCGCAGGCGTGCCCATCAATGCCGTGCCGATGGGCACGGGCTTACGCCCTTTGCCCATCCTACAGACTTCCAACATTGCAGAAGGAGCGGCTAGGGAAAGCACCAAGGAGTTTTTGCATTTCCTCTCCATTGCTCGCGGCTCTCTCAGTGAATTGGAAACGCAGATCGTAATCGCCGACGAGTTGGGCTACCTGGAAAATGAGTTTTAA
- the gmd gene encoding GDP-mannose 4,6-dehydratase, whose amino-acid sequence MTKVALITGITGQDGAYLAELLLSKGYEVHGIKRRASLFNTDRIDHLYQDPHVQDRRLVLHYGDLTDSTNLIRIVQQTQPDEIYNLAAQSHVQVSFETPEYTADADGLGTLRLLEAIRILGLTKKTRFYQASTSELYGDVREIPQKETTPFYPRSPYAVAKMYAYWITVNYREAYGIYGCNGILFNHESPLRGETFVTRKITRAIARIKLQLQDTLYLGNLDALRDWGHARDYVEMQWLMLQQDHPEDFVIATGVQYSVRKFVETAAHEVGISIRWEGQGVDEKGYDTATGKLIVAVDPRYFRPTEVETLLGDPTKAKEKLGWTPKTTFDELVREMVREDLIAAERDALCKREGYKAFDYHE is encoded by the coding sequence ATGACCAAAGTTGCACTGATTACCGGCATCACAGGACAAGACGGCGCCTATCTGGCGGAGTTGCTGTTGAGCAAGGGCTATGAAGTACACGGCATCAAGCGCCGCGCCTCGCTGTTCAACACGGATCGCATCGATCATCTCTACCAGGACCCGCATGTCCAGGACCGCCGGTTGGTGCTGCATTATGGAGACCTGACCGATTCCACCAACCTCATCCGCATCGTCCAGCAGACCCAGCCCGACGAAATCTATAACCTGGCGGCGCAGAGCCACGTGCAGGTTTCATTCGAGACGCCGGAATACACGGCGGACGCCGACGGTCTCGGCACGCTGCGGCTGCTGGAAGCCATCCGCATCCTGGGGCTGACGAAGAAGACCCGCTTCTATCAGGCATCCACCTCGGAGCTTTACGGCGACGTGCGTGAAATCCCGCAGAAGGAAACCACACCTTTCTATCCGCGCTCGCCTTATGCGGTCGCCAAGATGTACGCCTACTGGATCACGGTGAACTACCGCGAGGCTTATGGCATCTACGGCTGCAACGGCATCCTGTTCAACCACGAATCGCCCTTGCGCGGCGAGACCTTCGTCACCCGCAAGATCACCCGCGCCATCGCCCGCATCAAGCTGCAGTTGCAGGACACGCTCTACCTGGGCAACCTGGACGCCTTGCGCGACTGGGGTCATGCCCGCGACTACGTGGAAATGCAGTGGTTGATGTTGCAGCAGGATCATCCGGAAGATTTCGTCATCGCCACCGGTGTGCAATACAGCGTCCGGAAGTTCGTCGAGACCGCGGCCCATGAAGTCGGCATTTCCATACGCTGGGAAGGCCAGGGTGTGGACGAGAAAGGTTACGACACCGCCACCGGCAAACTCATCGTCGCGGTCGACCCGCGCTATTTCCGTCCCACCGAAGTGGAAACCCTGCTGGGCGATCCGACCAAGGCCAAGGAAAAGCTGGGCTGGACACCCAAGACCACTTTCGACGAACTGGTGCGCGAGATGGTGCGCGAAGACCTCATCGCCGCCGAACGCGACGCCCTCTGCAAGCGCGAAGGCTACAAGGCGTTCGATTATCACGAATGA
- a CDS encoding agmatine/peptidylarginine deiminase — MSNPLHFPPEWAPQSAVLIAWPYDKGDFQRWLAEVEDTYALIGSAVSLRQTLIVAVQNNQHRLHVLECLTKQGADLTRVIPVELPYNDVWVRDTAPLTVDTPAGAKLLDFRFNGWGGKYECADDARLARRLHESGVFGATPLEAVDFVLEGGSLETDGEGTLLTTARCLLNPNRNPSFDQSGIERQLQEAFGLQRVLWLHHGYAEGDDTDAHVDTLARFCAVDTIAYTACDDPEDDLYGDLKAMEDELKRLVATSGGPYRLVPLPVPKPIYSEEGDRLPATYANFLIINGAVLVPVYGDPADDIALTRLKECFPDRELVSIPSTPLIRQYGSIHCMTMQFPVTVSISGQP; from the coding sequence TTGAGCAACCCACTCCATTTTCCGCCCGAATGGGCACCCCAGTCCGCCGTGTTGATTGCCTGGCCTTACGACAAGGGCGATTTCCAACGCTGGCTGGCCGAAGTCGAAGACACCTATGCCCTGATCGGCAGTGCCGTCAGCCTGAGGCAGACGCTGATCGTGGCGGTACAGAATAATCAGCACCGGCTCCATGTATTGGAATGCCTGACGAAACAGGGCGCCGACCTCACCCGCGTCATTCCCGTGGAGTTACCGTACAACGATGTCTGGGTACGCGACACCGCTCCCCTCACCGTCGATACGCCGGCGGGCGCCAAGCTGCTGGACTTCCGCTTCAACGGCTGGGGCGGCAAATACGAGTGCGCAGACGACGCCCGGTTGGCGCGCCGGCTGCACGAGTCCGGCGTATTCGGCGCAACGCCGCTGGAAGCGGTCGATTTCGTGCTGGAAGGCGGCAGTCTGGAGACCGATGGCGAGGGTACGCTGCTGACCACCGCGCGCTGTTTGCTCAATCCCAATCGCAATCCGAGCTTCGACCAGTCCGGAATCGAACGGCAACTGCAAGAGGCCTTCGGCTTGCAGCGCGTGCTCTGGCTGCATCATGGCTATGCCGAAGGCGACGACACCGACGCCCATGTCGACACACTGGCCCGATTCTGTGCGGTGGATACCATCGCTTACACCGCCTGCGACGACCCGGAAGATGATTTGTACGGCGATCTCAAGGCCATGGAAGATGAGCTGAAACGACTCGTCGCTACGAGCGGCGGGCCTTATCGGCTGGTTCCCCTGCCCGTCCCCAAGCCCATTTACAGCGAGGAAGGCGACCGATTACCGGCCACCTATGCCAACTTCCTCATCATCAACGGTGCGGTGCTGGTGCCGGTCTACGGCGATCCGGCCGACGATATCGCCTTGACCAGACTGAAGGAATGTTTCCCCGACCGCGAATTGGTGTCCATCCCGTCCACGCCCTTGATCCGCCAATATGGCAGCATCCATTGCATGACCATGCAGTTTCCCGTCACCGTTTCCATTTCGGGCCAGCCATGA
- a CDS encoding carbon-nitrogen hydrolase encodes MKKTLTVALVQQACGSTREANLAESFAGIREAAAAGAELVLLPELHLGPYFCQVEDTNYFDLAEPIPGPTTDELGRLARELGVVVVASLFERRAPGLYHNTAVVLEKDGTLIGKYRKMHIPDDPGYYEKFYFTPGDIGFKPIDSSVGRLGILVCWDQWYPEAARLMALAGADLLLYPTAIGWNPDDEIEEQQRQLNAWITIQRGHAVANGLPVLSCNRIGHEPDPSPNSRGIQFWGNSFVAGPQGEFLDHADDKERRVLIVEIDRQRSEDVRRIWPFLRDRRIDEYGGLVKRFLD; translated from the coding sequence ATGAAAAAAACGCTCACCGTCGCCCTCGTTCAACAGGCCTGCGGTTCGACCCGGGAAGCCAATCTGGCCGAGTCCTTCGCGGGCATACGCGAAGCCGCGGCCGCCGGCGCGGAACTGGTGTTGCTGCCCGAGCTTCATTTGGGGCCTTATTTCTGCCAGGTGGAAGACACGAACTATTTCGACCTGGCCGAACCCATACCGGGGCCGACCACCGACGAATTGGGTCGCTTGGCCAGGGAACTGGGCGTGGTTGTCGTGGCCTCGCTGTTCGAGCGGCGCGCGCCGGGGCTGTACCACAACACCGCCGTGGTGCTGGAAAAAGACGGCACCTTGATCGGCAAATACCGCAAGATGCATATCCCGGACGATCCCGGCTATTACGAGAAATTTTATTTCACACCGGGCGACATCGGCTTCAAGCCGATAGACAGTTCGGTGGGTCGGTTAGGCATACTGGTGTGCTGGGATCAGTGGTATCCGGAGGCGGCGCGATTGATGGCCCTGGCCGGCGCCGACCTGCTGCTCTACCCCACCGCCATAGGCTGGAATCCGGACGATGAAATCGAGGAACAGCAGCGCCAGTTGAACGCCTGGATCACCATCCAGCGCGGCCACGCGGTGGCCAACGGCTTGCCGGTATTGTCATGCAACCGTATCGGCCATGAACCCGATCCCAGCCCGAACAGCCGAGGCATCCAGTTCTGGGGCAACAGCTTCGTCGCCGGCCCGCAAGGGGAGTTTCTGGATCACGCGGACGACAAGGAAAGACGCGTGCTGATCGTGGAGATCGACCGCCAGCGTTCCGAAGACGTCCGCCGCATCTGGCCCTTCCTGCGCGACCGCCGCATCGACGAATACGGCGGACTGGTGAAACGGTTTTTGGACTAA